The Couchioplanes caeruleus nucleotide sequence GATCCGCCACGAATACCGCCTCACCGACAAGGGCTTCGACCTCTACCCGGTGCTGCTCGCGGTCAAGGAGTGGGGCGACCGCTACCTGGCCGACCCCGGCGGCCCGCCGCTGACGCTGGCCCACCGCGACTGCGGCGCGGAGGTCCACACCGAGCTGCACTGCGCCGACGGGCACGCCGTGGGCGCGTACCGGGACGTGGTGCCCCGCCCGGGTCCGGGGGCGCGGCGCCGGGGATAGGCTGGCGCGTCGTGACCACGGCAGCCGAGGAGACCAGCGCCTGGGCGCCGTTGCGGGACAGGGTCTTCCGCGGCCTCTGGATCGGGGTGCTCGCCAGCAACGTCGGCACCTGGATGCAGACCGTCGGCGCGTCCTGGCGGCTGGTGCACGAGCCGGACGCGGCCACATACGTCAGCCTCGTGCAGACCGCCACCATGCTGCCCGTGCTGCTGCTGGCGCTGCCGTCCGGCACGCTCGCCGACACGTTCGACCGGCGACGGCTGCTGCTGGGCGTACAGCTGGGATTGTTCGCCGTGGCCGCGGCCCTGACCGCGCTGACGGCGGCCGACCGGATGCCGCCCGCGCTGCTCCTGGTCTTCACGTTCCTGCTCGGCGTCGGCCAGGCGCTGACGCTGCCGACCTGGCAGGCGGTCATCCCGGAGGTCGTGCCGCGCGGCGAGCTGGCCGCCGCGTCCGCGCTCGGCGCGGTCAACACCAACCTCGCCCGCTCGGCCGGCCCCGCGGTCGCCGGGCTGATCGTCGCGCAGGCCGGGGTTCCGGTCGTCTTCGGCCTCAACGCCGTGTCGTTCGCGGTCTTCGCGGTGGCGCTGCTGCGCCGGCCGCCGCAGGGCGGGGCGACCCACGCCGAGCGGTTCGGTCCGGCGCTGCGGGCGGGTGGCCGGTACGTGCGCTACTCGCCGATCGTCCGCCGGACCCTGCTGCGGGTGCTGCTGTTCGTGCTGCCCGGCAGCGTCGTGTGGGGGCTGCTGCCGCTGGTCGCCGACCGGGAGCTGGGCATGGGCTCCAGCGGGTACGGCGTCCTGCTGGCCGCCCTCGGCGTCGGGGCGATCCTGGGCGCCCTGCTCATGCCCCGCATCCGCGAGCGGGTCCCGCCCAACCGGCTCCTGATCCTCTCCGGCACCGTGTACGCCGCCGCGCTGCTGGTCGTGGCGCTGGTGCCGTACGCGACGGCGGTGGTGCCGGCCCTCGTGGTGGCCGGGCTGGCGTGGATGGCGCAGGTGTCGCGGATGAACGCGAGCATGCAGCTGTTCCTGCCCAACTGGGTACGCGCCCGCGGCTTCGCCGTCTACCAGGTCGTCTTCGCCGGCGGGCAGGCGTTCGGGGCGTTCGCGTGGGGTCAGGTGACGCAGGCGTGGGGGCTGCGGGCGGCGTACCTGGCCGCGGCGGCGCTCATGGCGCTGGGCACGGCCACGGTCCGGTGGCTGCCGCTGCGCGAGCAGGCCGGTGACCGCAGCGCGGCCGCGTACTGGCCGGAGCCGCACCTGATGCTCGAACCGCACCTGGACGAGGGCCCGGTCCTCGTCACCGCAACGTGGCGGGTGAAGCCGGAGAACCGGGCCGCGTTCGTCGCCGCGATGCAGGCCGTACGCCGGTCCCGCCAGCGCACCGGCGCCACCCGCTGGGGCCTGTTCCGCAACGGGGAGCACGCCGACGACTTCGTCGAGGTCTATCTGGTGCCGACGTGGGAGGAGCATCTGCGTCAGCACGAGGGCCGGCTGACCGCCAGCGACGAGCGGGAGGAGGAGCGGGCCGTGGCGCTCGCCGAGGGGCCCGCGACGGTCACCCACCTCCTGCCCGCCCACTACCCGGATTAGGCGGATGTTTCGGTTATGTTCCGTTTAACCTCATAACCATGTGCTCGCAGCAGCGGCGCAGGGAGGGGGTGCGGTGTGGCGGCCCGGCTACTGATCATCGGCGGCGCGGAGCGGCACGGCGCCTGCGGCCTGGACATCCTGCGCCGCTTCGTGGAGCTGGCCGGCGGACCCGCCGCCGACATCATCGTCATCGCCACCGCCAGCGGCGAGCCCGCCGTCCTCGAGGCCGAGTACGCCACCCTGTTCACCCGGCTCGGCGCCCGCCAGGCCCGTGGGCTGCGCATCACCACCCGCGCCCAGGCCAACGAGGCCACCGTCATCCAGGCCCTCGCCGCGGCCACCGGCGTGTTCTTCACCGGCGGCGACCAGCTGCGCATCACCACGGTCCTCGGCGGCACCCTCACCGACTCCGCCCTGCAGACGCTCGTGCAGGCCGGCACGATCGTGCTCGGCGGCACCAGCGCGGGCGCGGCGATGATGTCCGGCACGATGATCCTCAGCGGCGCGGCCCCCGGCGTCACCCGGGCCAGCGTGCGGACCGGGCCGGGCCTGGAATTCCTGCCGGGCGTGGTCATCGACATGCACTTCGCCGAGCGGGGCCGGCTCAACCGGCTGCTCAGCGCCGTCGCCATGTACCCGCACGAGCTCGGCCTGGGCATCGACGAGGACACCGCGATCCTCGCCGAGGGCGACCGCTTCGAGGTGCTCGGCTCCGGGACGGTCACCGTCGTCGACGCCGGCTGCGCCACCGACATCCGGGTCCCCGCCGACGGGCCCATCGCGCTCAGCGGGGCGCGCCTGCACGTGCTGCCTGCCGGGAGCAGGTTCGAACTGTCCGGACGCCGCCCGGTCGAGGCGGTCGCCGGGGAACGGGGACACGTCCGATGAAGATCCTCAGCCTGCGCCACCTGCGCGGCCCCAACGTCCACCTGTCCCGGCCCGCGGTCGTGGCCCGGCTGCGCCTCGACGAGCTGGCCGGGCGGGAGACCAGCGACATCGCGGGTTTCACCGAGCGGCTCCTGCGGGCGTTGCCGGGGCTCACCGAGCACCACTGCGCCGCCGGGGCGCCGGGCGGCTTCGTCAGCCGCATGCGCGGGGGCACGTACTTCGGCCACGTCACCGAGCACGTGATGCTGGAGCTGTCGCAGTGCATCGGGCGGGACGTCAGCTTCGGGCGTACGGTCTCCACCGCCGAGCCCGGGGTCTACGACCTGATCGTGGAGTGCCCGGTCGACGAGTCGCCCGGCTCCCGGCTGCCCGGCCGGCTCTTCGACGCCGCGGTCGACCTGGTCACGTCGGTGGCCGCCGGCGCCCGGGTGTCCGCGGCGGACCTGCGGGCGCGCCTCACCGAGCTGGGCGACCTCGCGGAGCGCGAGGCGACCGGCCCCAGCACCCGGTCGATCATCGCCGCGGCCCGCCGCCGCGGCATCCCGGTCGAACGGTACGGCGACCTGAGCCTGCTCCGCCTCGGCTGGGGCACCCGGCGCCGGCTCGCCTGGGCCGCCATGACCGACCGGACCAGCGGCGTGGGCATCGACATCGCCGGCGACAAGCAGGTCACCCGGCGGTTGCTCGCCGACGCGGGCATCCCGGTGGCGCCCGGCGGCGCGGCGCGCGGCGCGGAGGAGGCCGTCCGGCTGTTCGACGACCTCGGCGCTCCGGTCGTGGTCAAGCCCCGGCACGGCCGGCAGGGCGAGCACGTGGCGCTGAACCTGCGGACCGGCGAGGAGGTGGAGGCCGCCTGCGTGGCCGCGGGCGAGGACGTGGTCGTGGAGCGGTACCTGCCCGGGCGCGACTACCGGGTGCTCATCGTCGCCGGCGAGGTCGTCGCCGCGGCCGAGCGGATCGCCGCCCACGTCGTCGGGGACGGCGAGAGCACGGTCGCGCAGCTCGTCGAGCGCACCAACGCCGACCCGCGCCGCGGTACGGGGCACTCCCGCGTCCTGACCCGCATCGACCTGGACGACACGGCCGCCACGGTGCTGCAGCGGCAGGGCTGCACCGCGGACAGCGTCCCGGAGGCGGGCCGGCAGGTGTGGTTGCGCGACAACGCCAACCTCTCCACGGGCGGCACGGGCCACGACGTCACCGACCGCATCCATCCGGACGTGGCCCGGATGTGCCGGCGCGTCGCCGCGGTCGCCGGGCTCGACATCGCCGGCATCGACCTGCGCCTGGGCGACATCGCGGCGCCCGTACCGCCGGTCGGCGATCCCGACGACGTCACCGGCGGCGTGATCGAGGTGAACGCCGTACCGGGCCTGCGCATGCACCTCTCGCCGGTGCACGGGCGCTCCCGCGACGTGGGCGACGCGATCGTCCGGGCGATGTTCCCCGGCGGCTCCGACGGGCGCATCCCGACCGTCGCCGTGACCGGCACGAACGGCAAGACGTCGGTCGCGCGGATGGCCGCGCACATCCTGGCGGGCAAGGGGTTGCGGGTCGGGCTCACCACGACCGACGGCGTCAGCATCGACGGCCGTACGGTGCACCGCGGCGACGCGACCGGCCCCCGCTCGGCGCAGATGGTCCTCGGCGACCCCGGCGTGCAGGCCGCCGTGCTGGAGACCGCGCGCGGGGGCATCCTGCGCCGCGGCCTCGGCTACGACTGGACCGACGTCGGCGTGATCACCAACATCACCGCCGACCACCTCGGCCAGGACGGCCTCGGCTCGATCGAGGACATCGCGCACGTCAAGGCCCTCATCGCCGAACGCGTCAAGGACGGCGGCACGCTGGTGCTCAACGCCGACGACCCGTGGGTGCGCAGCCTGCCCGACCGTCCCCGGGTACGCGCGGACCGCAAGCGCATCGTGTGGTTCGGCACGGACGCGCGGCAACCGGTGGTCGCCACCCACCTCGGTCAGGGGGGTACGGCGTACCTGCTGCAGGACGGCTGGCTGGTGCAGGCCACGGGGGCGCGGCGGACGCCGTTGCTGCGGGCGTCCGAGGTGCCCGGGACGTTCGGGGGCGCGGCGCCGTACGCGGCCGTCAACGCCCTCGCCGCGATCGCCGCCGCCCGTGCCCTGGGCGCCTCGACGGACACGGTCACCGAACGGCTCGCCGACTTCGAGCCGCGCGTGCACAACCCCGGCCGCGGCACGGTGCTGCGCCTGGGTGAGGTCACGCTCTTCGTCGACTACGCCCACAATCCGGCGGCGCTCGCCGAGGTGCTGCGTACGCTCGAGCGCCTGTACGGCCGCGACCGCTGCGTCGCCGCGGTGACCCTGCCCGGCGACCGCCGCGACGACCTGCTGGCCGCCTGTGCCCAGGTGATCGCCGACGGCGTCACGCGCGCGGTCCTCTACGACGACGAGGACCCGCGGGGCCGGGAGCCGGGCGAGGTGTCGGCCCTCGTGGAGCGGGAGATGCGGGGACGGCGCCCGAACCTGCGCGCGGTGCGGGCGGACGGCTACCGCGCGGCGGTGGGGGAGGCGCTGCGCCTCGCCACACCGGGCGACGTCGTCCTCGTCATGTACGAGAGCCTCGCCCCGATGCTGGCGCACCTGGAGGAACTCGGCGCGGTGCCGGCGGGTCCCGCTCCGGCACCGGCGCTCCTGTCCGCCTGGCAGAACCGTGCCGTTTTGTCCCACGTTCCGGTGAGTGCGACCAACAAAGCATGATCGTCGTCGAACTTTCATCCGATCGGGCGGGGTGACGCAGGTCATTGCCCTGCGACAAGCACAACACGCTGCGTACGTGAGTCGATCTCGTAAAGCGTCCGATGTGATCGCAGCGTGATCGTCGAGCGACGGGCCGTACAGAATCCCTTGTAGATGCGTTGTATCCGGGGGGATACCCGCAAGTTTCGACGAATGGGGCAATAGCCGCGAGAAGCGACCCGTACCGCCGTCCGGGTGCCCGTGACCAGGCTTTTCATCGAAACAGGCCACCGCGCACCGCTGGCGCACGGTACGAAACGGACGGTGACGAGCCGCAGGTCATCCCCGCCGTCGAACAGTCGAGACGGAGGCCGCTCGTGGGCTAACATCCTCGCCGTCGATGGGGGATGCTCGGTCCAACGGCGGGCCGATGCCGCCCCCGGCACCAGGACACATGGCGGTGTGCTCCGGTGTTTCATCCGATCGCGCATGTGGGGGCACATGAGCACGACGGACCTGCCCGGTTCGAGTTTGCTCGCCAACCGTTACCGGTTGGTGGAGCGGCTCGGCGCCGGCGGGATGTCAGTGGTGTGGCGAGGCTTCGACGAGGTCCTCGGACGGCAGGTGGCGGTCAAGGTACTGCCCCCGTCGACGAGCGCGGACCCGTCGTTCCGGCGCCGGCTGCGGGCCGAGGCCCAGGCCGCGGCGCGGCTCAGCCACCCGCACATCACCAACGTGTACGACTACGGCGAGGCGACCACCGTCGACGGTGAGCCCGTGCCGTACGTCGTGATGGAGCTGGTCGACGGCGAGTCGCTCGCCGCCGTGCTCGCCCGGGTGCACCGGCTGCCCTGGCCGGCGGCCGTACGCATCTCCTCGGAGGTCTCCGCGGCGCTCGCCGCCGCACACGCCCGCGGCATCGTGCACCGCGACGTGACCCCGGCCAACGTGATGCTCACGCCCTCGGGCGCGAAGGTCGTGGACTTCGGCATCTCGGCGCTCATCGGCGAGAACGACATCGACCCGGACGGCAGCCTGCTCGGCACCCCGGCCTACCTCGCGCCCGAGCGGCTCGAGGGCGGCCAGGTCAGCCCGGCCACCGACGTGTACGCGGTCGGCCTGCTGATCTACCGCACGCTCATCGGCCAGCTGCCCTGGGACGTCGGCACCACGACCGCCCTGCTGCGCGCCCACCAGTACACCGAGCCGGAGCCGCTGCCGCCGGTCGAAGGCCTGCCCGGCGCGGTGTCCGCGCTGATCGCCCGGTGCCTGGAGAAGAGGCCGTCCGACCGGCCGTCCAGCGCCGAGCTCGCGCACGTCCTCGGCACCGTGTCGGCCGGCGTGCCGTCCGCGCGCGCCTTCGTGCCCGACTGGGCCGACAACGGCGAGGACACCACGATCCTGCCGTCCGCCCGGGACACCGACGGGCTCGGGCGGATCCGCCCCGGCCACGCCCGGATCGCCGACTCGGCGCCCGCCCGTGCGGGCCGGGGAGTGGCAGCCGTTCCGCCGGCCGCCGCAGCGGCAGCCGCCGACACCGACCTGGCCGGCGACGCGCCGGTCTCGCCCGCGCCCGGCGCGCCGGCGCAGCCCGTTTCCGTCGCCGAGGTCGAGGCCGCCGTGGGCACCCCCGGCCAGCCCGGGGCCAACAGCGCCCCAGCGGCACCGATGGCCCCACCGCAGCGCGGTGGCCGCAACAGCCGCTTCGGCCCGGTACCGCCCGCGCCCGCGGGCCCGGCCCCGGCCGCGTTCTCGCCGTCCGTTCCGGGCGACGACCACTCACCCGAGGCTTCTGCGGGGTCGAGCGGCCCGGCATTGCGCCCGGCGTTCGGCGCGCCGCCTTCCCTGCGGCCCCCGTCGCGCACCGACCCGTCCGCCCCGGCGCGTGCCGGCAGCGGCACCCCGCCGCCCCAGCGTCCCGGAGCGGCACCGGCCGGGGCGGCACCCGGTCCCGGCCGCGGCGGCACCACCCGGCGCCGGCGCATCGTGCTCATGGCCAGCGCGGGCGCGCTCATGGTCGGCGTCGGCGCCTGGGCGCTGAGCCTCACCACCGGCGACGCGCCCGACGACGTCGTGGTCAGCGGGGTCGGTCCGCAGCCCACCCAGCTGGTCGGCGCCAACAAGTGCGTGGTCAGCTACGCCGTCTGGTCCGACGACGGCAGCCGCTTCAAGGCCGCGGTCACCCTCGCCAACCGCGACGTCAAGGCGATCAAGAACTGGAAGCTCTGGTTCCTCATGCCGGGCGACCAGGTCGTCTCCGGCAACGGCAAGCTTGCCCTGGACCAGCAGAACCGGGCGGTGACCGTCCAGGCGAAGACGGCCCTCGACCCGCAGGCCACCCAGACGATGCAGTTCACCGGCCGCTACGAGGCCAGCAACTCCGCGCCGATGGTGTTCCAGCTCGACGGGCAGACCTGCGAGACGTTCGTGTCGCCCAAGCCGGGCGAGCCGTCGCGGCCGGTCGAGCACCTCACCAACGGCCAGGTCCGCCTCGGCCCGGTGCCGAACCGGCAGAACCCGCTGCCCGGCACCTCCGTCGACCCGAGCGGCGTCATCGTGCCGGTCCCGGTCGAGAGCGCGGACCCGGGCGCCAGCAAGCCCGTCGCCACGACGCCGGGCACGCCCATCGCGACGACAACCACCGGCGGCACCGGTACGGGCGGCACCGGCGGCAACCCGGACGACGAACCGGCCCCCGGCGTCCCCCCGGAAACCACGACGCCGGCGACCACGCCCGCCACGTCCGAGACGCCGAGCCGGGATCCGTCCCCTCCGCCGTCGTTCAACAACGGCGACGAAGAAGAGCCTCAGTCGCCGGGCGGGTTCGGGTAACAGACGCACAGTGCTGGGGCGGTGGACCGGAAAAACGCCGGTCGGCCGCCCCAGTCGCGCGTTACAGTCGCAATTGATCCCGGCAGGCACATCCGTTCCGCGGACGAACGCCCGGCCCGTGGGGTATGGGCCGGCGCGACCGAGCCACGGAAGCCGAAAACGGTACGAAGCCCTCGGCGTGCCTGCGGGCCGGCGGGACGCCCGCGAGGAAGATGGTTGATACCGGTTCGCAACCTGAGCGGATCCGGTCAGCACCGTCGCGAGCGTTAGCTGGACCTCGAGCAAGTCGTCGCACATCGGGGAGTCCGACATGATGAGCACCGTGGGGGACCTGGCGGCTGAGGCGCTGTTCGTCTCACACCTCCAGCCGTCCGAGCAGCCGAGCCGCGAAACGGTCGCCGAGGCCGTCACGGCCATGATCCTGCGGCACGGCAGTGACGGCTGCGCGGCCGTGGTGGCCGAGGAGTTCGGCGACCACCCGGAATCGGCGGTCCGCCGGATGAGCTGGGTGCGCCGCGAGCTGGGCGCGGCCATGGCCGCCCAGCGCAGCCCGCACTTCGCCAGCTGAGCCGCTCCACCGCAAGGACGCCCGGCCGGGCCTCCGGGCCGGGAAAGCCGGCCGGCGGGTGAGCATCCGGCCCTCGCCGCGGTCCGCGGCCCCCTTCGTCTTCTGGTCACCTCCGGACAGCTTCTGACCAGGCCGGCCTTGCACGGATCCCCGACCCTGCACGCCGACCGGCCTTCGCGCGCTTCCCCGTTTTCGCGCGCCGCCCTGTCTTACCGTGCCGCCGCCTCGCCTTGTGCGTGCCGCCTCGGCCTGTGCGTGCCGCCTCGGCCTGTGCGTGCCGCCTCGGCTTGGGCGTGCCGCCTCGGCCTGTGCGTGCCGCCTTCGCTTGTGCGTGCCGCCGCGGCCGGCGTGCCGCTCCGCCTCTGCGCGTCGACCGATCGCGTGCCGGCGCCGCTTTGCGGTGTGCCGGCCTTCGCCCGCTGCCCGTCCAATCACCCACGCCGCTGCGTACCGCCGCTCTAGGCTGTGGTGCCGGGCTCTCGTCCGCCCTCGCGCCGTGCCCTCCGCGGACGACCCGCGCCGGACCTGAGCCTTTTTCCGAAAAAACTCCATAAAAGCAACCGAGTTCGGCCGCCCCTGCACCCGTCGGCGACCAACGTTCTCCTCATCGGGCCGGTTCACGCACCGGCCCCGTACGAGCGAGGAGGACTACGTGACCGACACGACCGAACTCCCCGCCACCATCGGCACGACCCACGACGCGCCCTCCGCGCGGGACATCGAGGACCTGGTCCGCGAGCACATGCCGATGGTGGGCCATCTGGTCCGGGAGCTGCTGAACCGGGTGCCCGGCCATGTCCACGCCGACGACCTGTCGTCCGCCGGGTTCGCCGCGCTCCTCGGGGCCGCCCGCGCGTTCGACGTGACCCGGGGCATCCCGTTCCACCGGTTCGCCGCCGTGCGGATCCGCGGCGCGCTCCTCGACGAGCTGCGCGGGCAGGACTGGGCGAGCCGTTCCGTACGGGCCCGGGCGCGCCGCACCGCGCAGGCGCGCCAGGAGCTCACGGCCGCGCTGGGGCGTACGCCCTCCGAGGCCGAGGTCGCCGAGATGCTGGGTATCGGGGTGGCGGAGCTGGCGGCCGTCGAGGACGACGTGCAGAAGGCGGCCCTGCTCAGCCTTCAGGGTTTCCCGACCGGCGCGGCCGAGGAGATGGTGCCGGAGCTCTCCGAGGGACCCGAGGACCTGCTGCTGAAGCGGGAACGGCTGGGCTACCTGCACCAGGCGATCCAGGCGTTGCCGGAGCGGTTGCGGATGGTGGTCACCCAGTCGTTCCTGCAGGAGCAGCCGCTCAGCGAGGTCGCCGCCGAGCTGGGTGTCACCGAGTCGCGGATCTCGCAGCTGCGGACGGAGGCGTTGCGCCTGCTGCGCGAGGGGCTGAACAGCTCGCTCGCCCCGGAGCTGCTGACCGTGGCGGCGGGGGGACCGCGGACGCGGAAGGGGTGCCTCCAGCGCCGGCGCAGCGAGTACTTCGCGCGGGTGGCCGAGCAGGGGAACCTGCACACCCGGCTGGCGTTGACGGACAGTCACGGCGTACCCATCGCTTTCGCGGCCTGACCGGGCACCGGACGGCCTCCCGGACCACCGGGGGGCCGCCGGACCGGCGACGCCGGAAGCGGGGTCGCGCGTTTACGAACGTCTATGCGACGATCGCCCCGTTCCCGTCCGGGGACCGGATCTACGGGGGTTCGTCGTGCCATTCACCCTGCGTCCGGCCGTGTCCGCGGCCGCCGTTCTGACCATCGTCTCGCTCGCGGCCGGCGTGTCACCGGCCGCCGCCGCTCCCGCCCCGCCGTCGCCGGTCGCCGGCAAGCCGTTGCCGGCCACCGTGCCGGCCCCGCGCGCCACCATCGTCGCCTCGGACGTCGTCGCCACCTCGTCCACACTGGACTGCGCGAGGGTCAAGGCCGATCCGCGCAGCTTCCTCAAGGCCGGGCGGACGGAGGTCGCCTGCACCGCGCCGTCGTCCGCCGCGGTCGCGGCCGCCGCACCGGTCAGCTGCAAGGACTCGGCTCCGTCCACCTTCTGGTACAGCCGGGCGTCGCTCTGCCTCGCCGGCTACAACCGCAACCTGCAGACCGTCGACGCCTCGGGCGCGGTCACCGGCACCGCCACCGTCGAGATCGCCACCGACATGGTCTTCCAGACCCAGCGGCTGACCTGGTCGGAGAACTGGTACCTCACGCTCACCGCGGCGACCGGGCGGCTCACCACGATGGACCTGACCTGGACGGTCACCTGCGGCACCAACTGCTCGACCCGCAACACGCCCGCCGGCGCGCAGACGGTCACCGTCGGGCAGACGGTCTCCGGCACGACGACGTACTCGGTGAATCCGCTCGGGCGCGGCGAGTGGAAGCAGACGTACTCGCTGACCGCGACCGACCCGCAGGGTGACGCCATCCCGGCGCAGACCTACTCCGGCGCGCGGACGTTCCGCTGCGACCGCATCATCGGCCCGTCCGCCGGGTGCGTCGTGCCGTCGGTCGTGCCCGCGTTCGGCATGAGCAAGGCGGCCTCCGCCCATCCGCGCAGCACGCAGTCGTTCTGGTACCTGCAGCTGTACTTCCCGGACGGCTGGGGCAGCAGCACCCCGCTGCACCGCCTGATGGACTCCACCACGCAGCAGGCCGGCTACGACGCCATCTGCAACGACGGCACGTACGTGAAGGACGGCAGCGTCTACCAGGACACCTGCAACATCTTCCCGTTCGCGTCGACGTACGAGAACGGCCACCTGCTCGGCCTGCAGGCGAGCGACTGCGTGGACGGCGTCGCCCGGCAGTCCCGGGGCACCGGCGAGTGGTACGTCGACTCCCCGGCCGGAACGGTGGACTACTCGGAACACTGCATCCGCTCGCACGTCGAGGCCACCGACTACACCGAGTTCACCAACCGGCTGAACACCTTCTACCGGGACCAGCGGCTGCTCGACTACGACGCCTTCACCGTCACGGTCGTCAACTGACCTCCCGCCCCGGCAAGGAAGGCGGGCTGTCACTGGGCCGGTACCCGCAGCGAGATGGGCCGATTCATGTTTGATCCGTACGGTAACGGGAGACCTGCCCCGTATCGACAATCATGAGGGGGTTCACCCATGAGCGAGAGCCGGCTCACGTTCGTTCCGAGGTCTCGCGGCCGCAGCGCGCTCTACCTCGTCGTCGGCCTGGTGGTGGCCGTGACCACCGTGATCCAGCTGGTGCGCGGCGGCGCGGCGGTCCTGCCGGTGATCGCCCTGGTGGCGGCCCTGGCGCTGGTCGCCGTGGCCGTCATCGGACTGGTGGCGCCGCCCCGGCTCCGATGAGACGGGGCGGGCTCACTGGTCGAAGGTCGCCCGCAGCTCGGCGTTGACCAGGTGATTGAGCCGCTTGCGGAGATGCCCGAGCAGGGACGGATCCGGAAACGGCTCGTCGACGTGCAGCGTCCAGCGCAGCTGCGTGCCGCCCGCGCCGTCGGAGGCCAGGTCGAAGCGGATCCGGGCGTCGGGCCGCCGCTCCCACAGCGACGACCACACCACCACGCCCGGTGAGGCCTCCAGGATCTGCGGCGGGTGTTCATCGTCGAGCAGGTGCAGCCACGGCCGGACCGGGTCCCCGGCCGGGTCGATCAGGGCCGCGAACACCACCGCGGGCGGCGGCGGCTGCTTGCGCCTGCGCGTACCGGCCTCGAGCATGCCCGCAGCTTAGAGCGCGCCCGGCGTGGCCGCCGCCCCGTGGCCTGAGGTGCCTCGACAATGGGTAATACGTCCGAAACGGGGAGCTGCGAGCATCGCTTCGCGAGGTCAGGGAGGTCCGGGTGTTCCTCAGCCAGCACGAGCAGGAACGGCTGCTCATCCACGTCGCGGCGGACGTCGCCCGGCGCCGGCGGGAGCGCGGGCTGCGCCTGAACCACCCCGAGGCGACGGCGATCATCACCGCGTTCCTGCTGGAGGGTGCGCGGGACGGGCGTACGGTCGCCGAGCTCATGGACGCCGGGCGCCGGGTGCTGACCCGTGACGACGTCATGGAGGGCGTACCGGAGATGATCCCCGAGGTGCAGGTCGAAGCGACGTTCCCGGACGGCACCAAGCTCGTCACCGTGCACGGGCCCATCTCGTGATCCCCGGCGAGATCCTGCCGGGCGACGGGGACATCGAGATCAATCCGGGCCGGTCGGTGGTGACGCTGACCGTCCGCAACACCGGCGACCGGCCCGTACAGGTCGGGTCGCACTACCACTTCGCCGAGTCCAACGCGGCGCTCGACTTCGACCGGGACGCGGCGTGGGGGCATCGGCTGGCCGTACCGGCCGGGACGTCGGTGCGCTTCGAGCCCGGCATGCCGCGCGACGTCCGGCTCGTCCGGCTCGGCGGCGCCCGGATCGTGCCGGGCCTGCGCGGGCTCGCCGGCGGCCCGCTCGACCCGTCGCCCCGCGAGGACATCGAGCCCGCCGGCGCCCTGGACGAGGACCTGCCGGAGAACGGGAGCGCCCGATGACCGCGC carries:
- a CDS encoding MFS transporter, with protein sequence MTTAAEETSAWAPLRDRVFRGLWIGVLASNVGTWMQTVGASWRLVHEPDAATYVSLVQTATMLPVLLLALPSGTLADTFDRRRLLLGVQLGLFAVAAALTALTAADRMPPALLLVFTFLLGVGQALTLPTWQAVIPEVVPRGELAAASALGAVNTNLARSAGPAVAGLIVAQAGVPVVFGLNAVSFAVFAVALLRRPPQGGATHAERFGPALRAGGRYVRYSPIVRRTLLRVLLFVLPGSVVWGLLPLVADRELGMGSSGYGVLLAALGVGAILGALLMPRIRERVPPNRLLILSGTVYAAALLVVALVPYATAVVPALVVAGLAWMAQVSRMNASMQLFLPNWVRARGFAVYQVVFAGGQAFGAFAWGQVTQAWGLRAAYLAAAALMALGTATVRWLPLREQAGDRSAAAYWPEPHLMLEPHLDEGPVLVTATWRVKPENRAAFVAAMQAVRRSRQRTGATRWGLFRNGEHADDFVEVYLVPTWEEHLRQHEGRLTASDEREEERAVALAEGPATVTHLLPAHYPD
- a CDS encoding cyanophycinase — protein: MAARLLIIGGAERHGACGLDILRRFVELAGGPAADIIVIATASGEPAVLEAEYATLFTRLGARQARGLRITTRAQANEATVIQALAAATGVFFTGGDQLRITTVLGGTLTDSALQTLVQAGTIVLGGTSAGAAMMSGTMILSGAAPGVTRASVRTGPGLEFLPGVVIDMHFAERGRLNRLLSAVAMYPHELGLGIDEDTAILAEGDRFEVLGSGTVTVVDAGCATDIRVPADGPIALSGARLHVLPAGSRFELSGRRPVEAVAGERGHVR
- the cphA gene encoding cyanophycin synthetase, which gives rise to MKILSLRHLRGPNVHLSRPAVVARLRLDELAGRETSDIAGFTERLLRALPGLTEHHCAAGAPGGFVSRMRGGTYFGHVTEHVMLELSQCIGRDVSFGRTVSTAEPGVYDLIVECPVDESPGSRLPGRLFDAAVDLVTSVAAGARVSAADLRARLTELGDLAEREATGPSTRSIIAAARRRGIPVERYGDLSLLRLGWGTRRRLAWAAMTDRTSGVGIDIAGDKQVTRRLLADAGIPVAPGGAARGAEEAVRLFDDLGAPVVVKPRHGRQGEHVALNLRTGEEVEAACVAAGEDVVVERYLPGRDYRVLIVAGEVVAAAERIAAHVVGDGESTVAQLVERTNADPRRGTGHSRVLTRIDLDDTAATVLQRQGCTADSVPEAGRQVWLRDNANLSTGGTGHDVTDRIHPDVARMCRRVAAVAGLDIAGIDLRLGDIAAPVPPVGDPDDVTGGVIEVNAVPGLRMHLSPVHGRSRDVGDAIVRAMFPGGSDGRIPTVAVTGTNGKTSVARMAAHILAGKGLRVGLTTTDGVSIDGRTVHRGDATGPRSAQMVLGDPGVQAAVLETARGGILRRGLGYDWTDVGVITNITADHLGQDGLGSIEDIAHVKALIAERVKDGGTLVLNADDPWVRSLPDRPRVRADRKRIVWFGTDARQPVVATHLGQGGTAYLLQDGWLVQATGARRTPLLRASEVPGTFGGAAPYAAVNALAAIAAARALGASTDTVTERLADFEPRVHNPGRGTVLRLGEVTLFVDYAHNPAALAEVLRTLERLYGRDRCVAAVTLPGDRRDDLLAACAQVIADGVTRAVLYDDEDPRGREPGEVSALVEREMRGRRPNLRAVRADGYRAAVGEALRLATPGDVVLVMYESLAPMLAHLEELGAVPAGPAPAPALLSAWQNRAVLSHVPVSATNKA
- a CDS encoding protein kinase domain-containing protein; this encodes MSTTDLPGSSLLANRYRLVERLGAGGMSVVWRGFDEVLGRQVAVKVLPPSTSADPSFRRRLRAEAQAAARLSHPHITNVYDYGEATTVDGEPVPYVVMELVDGESLAAVLARVHRLPWPAAVRISSEVSAALAAAHARGIVHRDVTPANVMLTPSGAKVVDFGISALIGENDIDPDGSLLGTPAYLAPERLEGGQVSPATDVYAVGLLIYRTLIGQLPWDVGTTTALLRAHQYTEPEPLPPVEGLPGAVSALIARCLEKRPSDRPSSAELAHVLGTVSAGVPSARAFVPDWADNGEDTTILPSARDTDGLGRIRPGHARIADSAPARAGRGVAAVPPAAAAAAADTDLAGDAPVSPAPGAPAQPVSVAEVEAAVGTPGQPGANSAPAAPMAPPQRGGRNSRFGPVPPAPAGPAPAAFSPSVPGDDHSPEASAGSSGPALRPAFGAPPSLRPPSRTDPSAPARAGSGTPPPQRPGAAPAGAAPGPGRGGTTRRRRIVLMASAGALMVGVGAWALSLTTGDAPDDVVVSGVGPQPTQLVGANKCVVSYAVWSDDGSRFKAAVTLANRDVKAIKNWKLWFLMPGDQVVSGNGKLALDQQNRAVTVQAKTALDPQATQTMQFTGRYEASNSAPMVFQLDGQTCETFVSPKPGEPSRPVEHLTNGQVRLGPVPNRQNPLPGTSVDPSGVIVPVPVESADPGASKPVATTPGTPIATTTTGGTGTGGTGGNPDDEPAPGVPPETTTPATTPATSETPSRDPSPPPSFNNGDEEEPQSPGGFG